The following are from one region of the Nostoc cf. commune SO-36 genome:
- a CDS encoding DUF4347 domain-containing protein — translation MLTLHTPYSPLNSVITTLYRHNLVFIDTAVEDYQNLINGVIPNTEVFVIDPTQNGVEQITEILATRSGQNLSSIHIVCHGVPGSLQLGNTHLGLDTLEYHSQQLQQWQKIFSTSSKTPKSLVTSTTTSVANLLIYGCNVASGDVGAEFIAKLHQLTGANIAASGKLIGNAALGGNWELEVRTTQMEVTLAFAETTRQAYAGLLATFTVNNTGDADDGNANNGITTLREAINLANATAGDDVINFGGVFTDTTPDVITLTSGQLTITDDLTLFGTGASKLTVSGNNASSVFEISGIGRDVSIDGLKIANANDSGILINTNTLLSLTNSNVSGNTATSSGGGINNKGTLKLTNSNVSGNTATSSGGGINNTGILSLTESSVSENTATSKGGGIYSEGILSLTKSSVSDNTATSIGGGIYSDGDLKLTNSAISNNTSIYGAGIYNGGDEIPFNYGTAALTNSTVSGNQALEDGGGIYNLTRVSLINSTITNNTGDSNGDGVGNGGGVFSSESDIYNAPLAVVGNTIIAGNFDKSTSGDINSDVSGSSFTDLGNNLIGNQTGSTSFTTSTLVGTNASPIDPKLGPLQNNGGSTLTYSLLADSPAINAGNNSLVATTVTTDQRGNGFNRIFNGTVDIGAYEVQSPITPLPVNTDTVVTNTNDSGAGSLRQALLNANATAGADTITFAGSVFTDVTPDIITLTSGQLTITDDVTIVGTGASQLTISGNNAFSVFEITEAGTDVSIDGLKITNANDVIYGSIFLNSNTSLNLTNSTVSDNQGAVGGIFNRGNLSLTNTTVSSNRGSSLGGGVFNTGTFTLTNSTVSDNRAYIYRSFSAYGGGIFNTGILKITGSTISNNSAYANGIEYRAPNPYPSYGGGIYNSGTVDITGSTLSNNTAGEGGGVFNDGTFSLINSTVSDNNVSSRGGGIYNNNGTLTLTNDTITNNKARGFYDIEAENGGVFNKSNGTIIVGNTIIADNLVYGFSTGDVEGNFTDLGNNLIGDNTDSTGFTTSTLVGTSANPIDPKLSPLQNNGGATFTNALIGDSPAIDAGNNALILAGITTDQRGDGFDRISQGTVDIGALEFNGVNGTNGADNLVGNMYGDIINAQAGNDTITGNQSNDILTGGAGRDKFVYNLGDGVDTITDFGGLGKGSNPSAEVIGELDTLQFESAGLTARNLQLTQNVNNLEITFEGVVDDKVILQNFALENLDNLSTVGNVLFDGQTSISDSFDVFNANSTQSSIFNKNTVTFLNGLNNNVNGFDNSADVINGQEGDDRINGKSGNDLLRGGTGNDTLIGGAGDDIFVGGAGSDSLIGGAGNDILVSDTGYDTDILTGGSGHDQFVYKTPFSGDTITDFNQSEDKLVLTDLLKSLGYSGSNPIGDGYIQFVQSGTSTEVNSILSSSGSFYYTLATLSNFTATNLIVGTNVIV, via the coding sequence ATGTTAACTTTACATACTCCATACTCCCCATTAAATTCCGTAATTACCACCTTATATAGACATAACTTAGTCTTCATTGACACGGCAGTTGAAGACTATCAGAATTTAATTAACGGTGTTATCCCCAACACCGAAGTATTCGTTATTGACCCGACACAGAACGGTGTTGAGCAAATTACGGAGATTTTGGCAACTCGCTCTGGCCAAAATCTTAGCAGCATTCATATTGTTTGCCACGGTGTCCCCGGTAGCTTGCAACTGGGCAACACTCACTTGGGACTTGATACCCTCGAATACCATAGCCAGCAACTGCAACAATGGCAGAAGATATTTTCCACCTCATCCAAAACCCCTAAATCATTAGTTACATCTACTACAACATCTGTAGCTAACTTACTCATCTATGGTTGCAACGTAGCTTCTGGTGATGTGGGGGCAGAATTTATTGCCAAACTGCACCAACTTACAGGAGCAAATATTGCTGCTTCGGGTAAGTTGATAGGCAATGCGGCATTAGGAGGTAATTGGGAACTGGAAGTACGCACTACCCAGATGGAAGTGACTCTAGCGTTTGCAGAAACGACGCGACAGGCTTACGCGGGATTACTGGCGACCTTTACAGTGAATAATACCGGGGACGCAGATGACGGTAATGCGAACAACGGTATCACGACACTCCGCGAAGCAATAAACTTAGCGAATGCGACTGCTGGGGATGATGTCATTAACTTTGGAGGAGTGTTCACAGATACCACCCCAGATGTCATCACCCTCACCTCTGGGCAACTAACGATTACTGATGATTTGACTCTCTTCGGCACTGGGGCATCGAAGCTTACCGTGAGTGGGAATAACGCTTCCAGCGTGTTCGAGATATCGGGAATAGGGAGAGATGTCAGTATTGATGGTTTAAAAATTGCTAATGCTAATGATAGCGGTATTTTGATTAATACTAATACCCTCCTTAGCCTGACCAATAGTAATGTCTCTGGCAATACGGCAACCTCTAGCGGTGGCGGTATCAATAACAAAGGCACCCTTAAGCTTACCAATAGTAATGTCTCTGGCAATACGGCAACCTCTAGCGGCGGCGGTATAAATAACACAGGCATCCTCAGCCTAACTGAAAGCAGCGTCTCTGAGAATACGGCAACTTCCAAAGGTGGTGGCATTTATAGCGAAGGCATCCTCAGCCTAACTAAAAGCAGCGTTTCTGACAATACGGCAACTTCTATAGGTGGTGGCATTTATAGCGATGGCGACTTAAAGCTTACCAATAGCGCTATCTCTAACAATACCTCGATTTATGGTGCAGGCATTTATAACGGAGGAGATGAAATTCCTTTTAACTACGGTACGGCTGCCCTAACTAATAGCACTGTCTCTGGCAATCAGGCATTAGAGGATGGCGGTGGTATTTATAACCTCACAAGAGTTAGTCTCATCAACAGCACGATTACCAATAACACTGGTGACTCAAACGGTGATGGTGTTGGTAACGGTGGTGGCGTTTTCAGTAGTGAGTCTGATATATACAACGCGCCACTCGCCGTTGTCGGGAACACCATTATTGCAGGCAACTTTGACAAATCTACCTCCGGCGATATCAACTCCGACGTGTCCGGCAGCAGTTTCACAGATTTGGGCAATAACCTGATTGGTAATCAGACTGGTAGCACAAGTTTTACTACCAGCACCTTAGTAGGGACTAACGCCAGCCCCATTGACCCAAAACTCGGCCCTCTGCAAAATAACGGTGGTTCAACCTTAACTTATAGCTTACTTGCAGATAGTCCCGCCATTAACGCAGGCAATAATTCCTTAGTTGCAACTACTGTCACCACCGACCAAAGAGGTAATGGATTTAACCGAATTTTTAACGGTACAGTTGATATTGGTGCTTATGAAGTCCAGTCTCCCATCACCCCGCTACCTGTTAACACTGACACAGTGGTGACTAATACCAACGATTCAGGCGCAGGGTCGTTGCGGCAGGCGCTTTTAAATGCCAATGCCACTGCTGGGGCGGATACGATTACCTTTGCAGGCAGCGTGTTCACTGATGTCACCCCAGATATCATCACCCTTACCTCCGGACAACTGACAATTACTGATGATGTAACGATTGTGGGAACTGGAGCATCTCAGCTGACCATTAGCGGCAATAATGCCTTCAGTGTATTCGAGATTACAGAAGCAGGGACAGATGTCAGCATTGATGGCTTGAAGATTACCAATGCTAATGATGTCATATACGGGAGTATTTTCCTCAATAGCAATACTAGCCTCAACTTAACTAATAGCACTGTGTCCGACAATCAGGGAGCAGTAGGAGGCATTTTTAACAGAGGCAACCTCAGCTTGACCAACACCACTGTCTCAAGCAATCGGGGGTCATCATTAGGCGGCGGTGTATTTAACACAGGCACTTTTACCCTGACTAACAGCACTGTCTCTGATAATAGGGCATACATCTACAGATCCTTCAGTGCCTACGGAGGCGGCATATTTAACACAGGCATCCTCAAGATAACAGGAAGCACTATCTCTAATAATAGCGCTTATGCCAATGGTATCGAGTACCGCGCTCCTAACCCCTACCCTTCCTATGGTGGTGGTATTTATAACTCCGGCACTGTCGATATAACGGGAAGCACTCTCTCTAACAATACAGCAGGGGAGGGCGGTGGTGTCTTTAATGATGGTACTTTTAGCCTGATTAACAGTACTGTCTCTGATAATAATGTATCTTCAAGGGGCGGTGGCATCTATAACAACAACGGCACTCTCACCCTAACTAACGACACTATTACCAATAACAAGGCAAGAGGTTTCTACGATATTGAAGCTGAAAATGGGGGCGTTTTCAATAAATCTAATGGCACTATTATTGTTGGAAACACTATCATTGCAGACAATTTGGTGTATGGTTTTTCCACTGGCGACGTTGAAGGCAACTTCACCGACCTTGGCAATAACCTGATTGGCGACAATACAGATAGCACTGGTTTTACTACTAGCACCCTCGTCGGCACTAGCGCCAACCCAATAGATCCTAAACTCAGCCCCCTGCAAAATAACGGCGGTGCAACCTTTACTAATGCCTTAATTGGGGATAGTCCTGCCATTGACGCAGGTAATAATGCCCTAATTCTAGCAGGTATTACAACTGATCAACGGGGTGATGGATTTGACAGAATATCTCAGGGTACAGTTGACATTGGTGCATTAGAGTTTAACGGGGTAAATGGAACCAATGGCGCTGATAATCTAGTGGGCAATATGTATGGTGACATAATTAACGCTCAAGCCGGGAATGATACTATCACAGGTAATCAAAGCAACGATATTTTAACTGGTGGCGCTGGCAGAGATAAATTTGTTTACAATTTAGGCGACGGTGTTGATACCATTACCGATTTCGGTGGGTTAGGTAAAGGCTCAAATCCCTCGGCAGAAGTCATTGGCGAATTGGATACCCTGCAATTTGAAAGTGCTGGATTAACAGCCCGAAATCTGCAACTCACTCAGAATGTTAACAATCTAGAAATCACCTTTGAAGGAGTGGTTGATGATAAAGTTATCCTGCAAAACTTTGCTCTAGAAAACCTAGACAACCTCTCTACTGTAGGTAATGTCCTGTTTGATGGACAAACCAGCATTAGTGACAGCTTTGATGTCTTTAATGCCAACTCCACCCAAAGCAGCATTTTCAACAAAAACACAGTTACCTTTCTCAATGGCCTCAACAATAATGTCAATGGCTTTGACAACTCAGCTGATGTGATTAATGGTCAAGAGGGTGATGACCGCATTAACGGCAAGAGTGGGAATGACCTGCTACGAGGTGGTACAGGAAACGATACACTCATTGGTGGTGCTGGCGATGATATCTTTGTTGGCGGTGCAGGTAGCGATAGTCTTATCGGTGGTGCAGGTAATGACATTCTTGTTAGTGATACAGGTTACGATACCGATATCCTGACTGGCGGTAGCGGTCATGACCAGTTCGTCTACAAAACCCCTTTTAGTGGTGATACCATCACTGACTTTAATCAGAGCGAGGATAAGTTAGTCCTCACTGACCTCTTAAAAAGTCTAGGCTACAGTGGCAGCAATCCCATCGGTGATGGTTACATACAGTTTGTGCAATCGGGTACTTCTACAGAAGTTAATTCTATTCTCTCTAGTAGTGGTTCCTTTTATTACACATTGGCAACTTTGAGTAATTTTACGGCTACCAATCTGATAGTTGGCACTAATGTTATTGTCTAG